A genomic region of Candidatus Methylomirabilota bacterium contains the following coding sequences:
- a CDS encoding Fe-Mn family superoxide dismutase, whose protein sequence is MTMTYKARSFPLSNLTGISDKTLEMHFGLYEGYVKETNQLTERLAEMAKSGEAAKNPAYAEMTRHLGYEYGGMVLHEYYFDNLAPKGKGRPSADLTRALEDSHGGFDAWKADFVATGGMRGVGWAVLFRDPLSGRMTNQWITLHEQGVPAGYQPILVMDAWEHAFLLDYKPSERSKYIEAFFANINWEEVGGRAKRAYRNGG, encoded by the coding sequence ATGACCATGACCTACAAGGCGCGCAGCTTTCCGCTCTCGAACCTCACCGGCATCTCGGACAAGACGCTCGAGATGCACTTCGGCCTCTACGAAGGCTACGTCAAGGAGACGAACCAGCTCACCGAGCGGCTGGCCGAGATGGCGAAGTCGGGCGAGGCGGCCAAGAATCCGGCCTACGCCGAGATGACCCGCCACCTGGGCTACGAGTACGGCGGCATGGTGCTGCACGAGTACTACTTCGACAACCTGGCTCCGAAAGGCAAGGGCCGGCCGTCCGCCGACCTCACGCGGGCGCTCGAGGACAGCCACGGCGGCTTCGATGCCTGGAAGGCGGACTTTGTCGCCACCGGCGGTATGCGCGGAGTGGGCTGGGCCGTGTTGTTTCGCGATCCGCTCTCCGGCCGCATGACCAACCAGTGGATCACCCTCCACGAGCAAGGTGTCCCGGCCGGCTACCAGCCGATCCTGGTGATGGACGCCTGGGAGCACGCCTTCCTGCTCGACTACAAGCCCTCGGAGCGAAGCAAGTACATCGAGGCGTTCTTCGCCAACATCAACTGGGAGGAGGTGGGCGGCCGGGCGAAGCGCGCCTACCGGAACGGGGGATGA
- a CDS encoding 6-phosphofructo-2-kinase/fructose-2,6-bisphosphatase, producing MSPDGAASPKLAVVMVGLPARGKTFVARKLQRYLSWLGYRTLWVNVGDYRRARAGAKQPAAYFAPDNIATRGEREGFATAALDDLLDWLGKGGEVGIYDATNAEPARRERIRQRCAAAGVSVLFVETICDDPAIIAANVRQNKLGLPDYAGVRADEAFRDFQARIAQYARSYVPVADVEGSYVKLVDAGQQVVTSHIEGYLPSRLVFFLMQIKPTHRPIWLSRHGESVFNVAGRIGGDAALTGRGREYATLLAAFVQARTARPAVWTSTLERAVGTAALMGVVPRTWRALDEIDAGICDGLTYEEIRARMPDEFAARAQDKFRYRYPRGESYADVIQRLEPVIVELERQSSPVLIVAHRAVIRVLYGYLMGKPQDECPHLPVPLHTVIQLTPTEYDYREERFAL from the coding sequence ATGAGTCCCGACGGCGCCGCGAGCCCGAAGCTGGCCGTGGTCATGGTGGGGCTGCCCGCCCGGGGCAAGACCTTCGTGGCGAGGAAGCTCCAGCGCTACCTGTCCTGGCTCGGATACCGGACGCTCTGGGTCAACGTCGGCGACTACCGGCGGGCCCGTGCCGGCGCGAAGCAGCCCGCGGCCTACTTCGCGCCCGACAACATCGCCACGCGCGGCGAGCGCGAGGGATTCGCCACCGCCGCGCTGGACGATCTGCTCGACTGGCTCGGCAAGGGCGGCGAGGTCGGCATCTACGACGCCACCAACGCCGAGCCGGCGCGCCGCGAGCGGATCCGGCAGCGATGCGCGGCGGCGGGCGTGTCGGTCCTCTTCGTGGAGACGATCTGCGACGACCCCGCGATCATCGCGGCCAACGTCCGCCAGAACAAGCTCGGCCTCCCGGACTATGCGGGGGTGCGCGCCGACGAGGCGTTCCGCGACTTCCAGGCCCGCATCGCGCAGTATGCGCGGAGCTACGTGCCGGTGGCGGACGTCGAGGGCAGCTACGTCAAGCTGGTCGACGCGGGCCAGCAGGTCGTCACGAGCCACATCGAGGGCTATCTCCCCTCCCGGCTGGTCTTCTTCCTGATGCAGATCAAGCCCACCCACCGCCCCATCTGGCTGAGCCGGCACGGCGAGAGCGTATTCAACGTCGCGGGGCGGATCGGTGGCGATGCGGCCCTCACCGGGCGCGGACGGGAGTACGCCACGCTGCTCGCCGCCTTCGTGCAGGCGCGGACCGCACGTCCCGCGGTGTGGACGAGCACGCTGGAGCGCGCGGTCGGCACCGCGGCCCTCATGGGCGTCGTCCCGCGGACCTGGCGCGCCCTCGACGAGATCGACGCGGGCATCTGCGACGGGCTCACCTACGAGGAGATCCGCGCGCGGATGCCCGACGAGTTCGCGGCGCGCGCCCAGGACAAGTTCCGCTACCGCTATCCGCGCGGCGAATCCTACGCCGACGTCATCCAGCGGCTCGAGCCGGTCATCGTCGAGCTGGAGCGGCAATCGTCACCGGTTCTGATCGTGGCCCATCGCGCGGTGATTCGCGTGCTGTACGGCTACCTGATGGGCAAGCCGCAGGACGAGTGCCCTCACCTTCCGGTGCCCCTGCACACCGTGATCCAGCTGACCCCGACCGAGTACGACTACCGCGAGGAGCGCTTCGCGCTGTAG
- a CDS encoding TauD/TfdA family dioxygenase, giving the protein MEPTVTPIDATLGAVVTDLELARMDDVTWKAVERAFHERALLIFPGQHLAEEAQVAFANRFGDIELLAADPEQKAVAISNRKPDGTIMGPDEHRYKSLRGNEGWHTDSSYMPLAAKASVLSAQVVPSAGGETEWADMRAAYEALDEATRRRVAGLSAHHSLYHSQAKIGHIVQTGTGYGFHTKGEPLRSLVKVHPVTGRPALFIGRHAHAIPGLDEAESEKLLSDLLEFACRPPRTYGHRWQPGDVVIWDNRCVLHRARPYDYRQARVMRHTRVAGDPATELAPTDRDERAAAYEPSPSNR; this is encoded by the coding sequence ATGGAGCCGACAGTCACGCCGATCGACGCGACGCTGGGTGCGGTGGTCACCGACCTCGAGCTCGCCCGGATGGACGACGTGACGTGGAAGGCGGTGGAGCGGGCCTTCCACGAGCGCGCCCTCCTGATCTTTCCGGGCCAGCACCTGGCCGAGGAGGCACAGGTGGCGTTCGCCAATCGATTCGGGGACATCGAGCTACTGGCTGCGGATCCTGAGCAGAAGGCGGTGGCGATCAGCAACCGGAAGCCCGACGGCACGATCATGGGGCCGGACGAGCACCGCTACAAGTCGCTGCGCGGCAACGAGGGCTGGCACACCGACAGCTCGTACATGCCGCTGGCCGCCAAGGCCTCCGTGCTCTCGGCCCAGGTGGTGCCGTCGGCGGGCGGCGAGACCGAGTGGGCCGACATGCGCGCGGCCTACGAGGCGCTGGACGAGGCCACGCGCCGGCGCGTCGCCGGCCTCTCCGCGCACCATTCGCTCTATCACTCGCAAGCGAAGATCGGCCACATCGTCCAGACCGGAACGGGCTACGGCTTCCACACCAAGGGCGAGCCGCTCCGTTCCCTGGTGAAGGTTCATCCGGTCACCGGTCGTCCCGCGCTGTTCATCGGCCGCCACGCCCACGCCATCCCGGGTCTCGACGAGGCGGAATCGGAGAAGCTCCTGTCCGATCTGCTCGAGTTCGCCTGTCGGCCTCCGCGCACCTACGGACATCGGTGGCAGCCCGGCGACGTGGTGATCTGGGACAACCGGTGCGTGCTGCACCGGGCGCGGCCGTACGATTACCGGCAGGCTCGCGTGATGCGCCACACGCGCGTGGCCGGGGATCCGGCGACCGAGCTGGCCCCGACCGACCGCGACGAGCGCGCCGCCGCGTACGAGCCGTCGCCCTCCAACCGCTGA